A single Spirochaetales bacterium DNA region contains:
- a CDS encoding acyl-CoA/acyl-ACP dehydrogenase translates to MKGDNGMDFTITEEQDEIRQAILTLCGKRLNHHVHEDDETSVFPSEKWKACGEFGLPGLPIPEEYGGIGLDMLSTAMAIRAFGYGCHDEGLVFSLCAHMLTCVVPVFRFGTEEQKRRFLPKLCSGEYIGGNGITEAEAGSDVSSMRTTVKKTAGGYRLEGTKIFVTNGPVANLLVIYAKHPQGMKMLDVSAFIVGTDNPGLRVGQVFKKMGLRTAPLSEIVLDECAVDENGLLGRERMGMEIFNDSMMWERVIMAAYHIGSMEQQYELTAGYASMRKQFGRSIIGFESVADRLVDMKMRIETARLLLYRVCWDYDRGKADLPDAAMVKLYASESKVANSMSASHIFGAYGYMKESRVEKQLRDSIAATVYSGTSEIQRRIISEKIRSEYA, encoded by the coding sequence ATGAAAGGGGACAACGGAATGGATTTTACGATAACGGAAGAACAGGATGAAATACGGCAGGCAATCCTCACGCTTTGCGGCAAACGGCTGAACCATCATGTCCATGAAGATGATGAAACCTCGGTTTTCCCCTCGGAAAAATGGAAGGCGTGCGGCGAGTTCGGTCTGCCGGGATTGCCCATCCCCGAGGAATACGGCGGTATCGGCCTTGATATGCTTTCGACCGCAATGGCGATTCGGGCGTTCGGGTATGGCTGTCACGACGAGGGACTTGTTTTTTCACTCTGCGCCCACATGCTTACATGCGTTGTCCCCGTTTTCCGTTTCGGAACGGAGGAACAGAAGCGGCGATTCCTTCCGAAGCTTTGCAGCGGGGAGTATATCGGGGGCAATGGTATCACCGAAGCGGAAGCAGGATCGGACGTGTCGTCAATGCGAACAACGGTGAAAAAAACGGCCGGCGGGTACCGGCTTGAGGGAACAAAGATATTCGTTACGAATGGTCCCGTCGCGAACCTGCTTGTCATATACGCGAAACATCCGCAGGGAATGAAGATGCTCGACGTTTCGGCGTTTATCGTGGGAACGGATAACCCGGGATTACGCGTGGGGCAGGTGTTCAAAAAAATGGGATTGCGTACGGCTCCCCTGAGTGAGATTGTTCTGGATGAGTGTGCGGTTGATGAAAACGGTCTTCTGGGGAGGGAACGTATGGGAATGGAGATATTCAATGACAGTATGATGTGGGAACGGGTCATTATGGCGGCCTATCATATCGGTTCGATGGAACAGCAATACGAACTGACCGCCGGGTACGCTTCGATGCGCAAACAATTCGGCCGAAGTATCATCGGGTTCGAGAGCGTGGCGGACAGGCTCGTGGATATGAAAATGAGGATCGAAACCGCACGGCTGCTTCTTTATCGCGTGTGCTGGGATTATGATCGCGGCAAGGCGGATCTCCCGGACGCCGCGATGGTGAAGCTGTACGCTTCCGAATCGAAGGTGGCCAACAGTATGTCGGCATCGCATATTTTCGGCGCATACGGGTACATGAAAGAAAGCAGGGTCGAAAAACAATTGCGTGATTCGATCGCGGCGACCGTGTATTCCGGGACATCGGAGATTCAAAGGAGAATAATTTCGGAAAAAATAAGGAGTGAGTACGCATGA